The proteins below come from a single Aphanothece sacrum FPU1 genomic window:
- a CDS encoding NAD synthetase, producing METNTILDWILGSLALTILIGGMLMLLSGVLGMGDK from the coding sequence ATGGAAACTAACACCATACTGGATTGGATTTTAGGAAGTTTAGCCCTTACCATCTTAATTGGTGGAATGTTAATGCTATTGAGTGGGGTTTTAGGAATGGGTGATAAGTAA
- the uvrB gene encoding excinuclease ABC subunit UvrB encodes MNPSLFSLQAPFQPTGDQPQAISQLVNYLQGENRFQTLLGATGTGKTFSIAAVIEKIGKPTLVLAHNKTLAAQLCNELRQFFPDNAVEYFISYYDYYQPEAYLPVSDTYIEKSSSINDEIDMLRHSATRSLFERKDVIVVASISCIYGLGMPAEYLKAAVPLQVGKEIDQRQLLRDLVTIQYSRNDLELQRGSFRVKGDVLELVPAYEDRVIRVEFFGDEIDAIRYLDPVSGEILHSLNSLNIYPARHFVTPDEQLETACEAIKLELKQQIETLEKAGKLLEAQRIDQRTRYDLELLTEVGYCNGVENYSRYLAGKNAGEPPECLIDYFPKDWLLVIDESHVTVPQIRGMYNGDRARKQVLIDHGFRLPSAADNRPLKAEEFWQKVNQCIFVSATPGNWEIEQSEDRIAEQIIRPTGVLDPLIFVRPTEGQVDDILGEIKDRVKLQERVLITTLTKRMAEDLTEYFHNRGIKVQYLHSEIKSLERIEILQGLRNGEFDVLIGVNLLREGLDLPEVSLVIILDADKEGFLRAERSLIQTIGRAARHINGQAILYADNLTDSMIKAIEETERRRGIQMAHNKINNITPQSIIKGSGNSILSFLDISRRLNSQQLEEVYQKSDDLPLEKVPQLIEQLEAQMKEAAKQLEFEEAAKYRDRIKHLRDKLLGNK; translated from the coding sequence ATGAATCCTAGTCTATTCAGTTTACAAGCTCCTTTTCAACCTACCGGAGATCAACCCCAAGCTATCAGTCAATTAGTTAACTATCTCCAAGGAGAAAACCGTTTTCAAACTTTATTAGGAGCTACTGGAACAGGTAAAACCTTTTCTATTGCTGCCGTGATTGAAAAAATTGGAAAACCGACGTTAGTTTTAGCTCATAATAAAACCCTCGCTGCTCAATTGTGTAACGAGTTACGACAATTTTTTCCCGATAACGCAGTTGAATATTTTATTAGTTATTACGATTATTATCAACCTGAAGCTTATCTACCTGTGAGTGATACATATATTGAAAAAAGTTCATCTATAAACGATGAAATCGATATGTTAAGACACTCAGCTACTCGTTCTTTGTTTGAGCGAAAAGATGTCATTGTAGTTGCCTCTATTAGTTGTATTTATGGTTTAGGAATGCCGGCCGAATATCTTAAAGCGGCCGTTCCCTTACAAGTTGGTAAAGAAATTGATCAACGTCAGTTATTACGGGATTTAGTGACTATTCAATATTCCCGTAATGATCTGGAATTACAACGGGGAAGTTTTCGGGTAAAAGGAGATGTTTTAGAATTAGTTCCTGCTTATGAAGATCGAGTCATTCGAGTTGAATTTTTTGGGGACGAAATTGATGCTATTCGTTATCTTGATCCCGTCAGTGGGGAAATTCTTCATAGTCTGAACAGTCTTAATATTTATCCTGCTCGTCACTTTGTTACTCCTGATGAACAATTAGAAACAGCTTGTGAAGCTATTAAACTGGAATTAAAACAACAGATTGAGACATTAGAAAAAGCTGGTAAATTATTAGAAGCACAACGAATTGATCAACGAACTCGTTATGATTTAGAGTTATTAACAGAGGTGGGATATTGTAACGGAGTCGAAAATTATTCTCGTTATTTAGCGGGAAAAAATGCAGGGGAACCTCCAGAATGTCTAATTGATTATTTTCCTAAAGATTGGTTATTAGTCATCGATGAATCTCATGTAACCGTTCCCCAAATTAGGGGAATGTATAACGGCGATCGCGCTCGTAAACAAGTGTTAATTGATCATGGTTTTCGCTTACCTAGTGCTGCTGATAACCGTCCTTTAAAAGCTGAGGAATTTTGGCAAAAAGTCAATCAATGTATTTTTGTGTCTGCCACTCCGGGAAATTGGGAAATTGAACAATCAGAAGATAGAATAGCTGAACAAATTATCCGTCCAACTGGGGTATTAGATCCCCTGATTTTTGTTCGTCCGACTGAAGGACAAGTAGATGATATATTAGGAGAAATTAAAGATAGAGTTAAGTTACAAGAAAGAGTTTTAATTACGACGTTAACTAAACGCATGGCCGAAGATTTAACCGAGTATTTTCATAATAGAGGAATTAAAGTACAATATCTTCACTCAGAGATTAAGTCCCTGGAACGTATTGAAATATTACAAGGTCTGAGAAATGGAGAATTTGATGTCTTAATTGGGGTGAATTTATTAAGGGAAGGTTTAGACTTACCCGAAGTGTCTTTAGTGATTATTTTAGATGCAGATAAAGAAGGATTTTTACGAGCAGAAAGATCCTTAATTCAAACCATTGGTAGAGCAGCACGTCATATTAATGGACAAGCTATTTTATATGCTGATAATTTAACCGATAGCATGATTAAAGCTATTGAAGAAACAGAAAGAAGACGAGGAATTCAAATGGCTCATAATAAGATAAATAATATTACCCCTCAATCGATTATTAAAGGGTCAGGTAACTCTATTTTATCATTTTTAGACATTTCTCGTCGTTTAAATTCTCAACAATTAGAAGAAGTTTATCAAAAATCAGATGATTTACCCTTAGAAAAAGTACCCCAATTAATTGAACAATTAGAAGCACAAATGAAAGAAGCAGCTAAACAATTAGAGTTTGAAGAAGCAGCTAAATATCGGGATAGAATTAAACATCTGCGAGATAAATTATTAGGCAATAAATAA
- a CDS encoding type I restriction endonuclease, whose product MDLVDRLKGIAQQVDKLQSQIQNEQATKTAFIMPFIQAWGYDVFNPIEVHPEYTADLPGLKGEKVDYAICLNDKPIILIECKWCGDNLENPKHNSQLHRYFHSTEAKFGVLTNGIIYRFYTDTDKDNIMDDKPFFEFNVLNFDESSLNELKRFSKSNFNLDDLENVARNLLYTKEIKRVISEQLSNPCTDFVKFFVTHVYSGRMTSGVIEKFTEITQRSLKEYINERIKERLESAINNDSSSSFIQDLSPIDNLEEIITDQSDSEDNGIVTTAEELEGFYMIKSILREVVDTSRIQYKDTKAYFGINLDGKVRQTVCRLRFNERTGHKTISILDNTDFKKEATTTIENLDQIYGVAEFIKARVKYLTKDSYANQPEKV is encoded by the coding sequence ATGGATTTAGTTGACAGACTCAAAGGGATCGCGCAGCAGGTTGATAAGCTACAGTCCCAAATTCAAAATGAGCAAGCCACGAAGACAGCTTTTATTATGCCTTTTATCCAAGCATGGGGGTATGATGTCTTTAATCCCATAGAAGTTCATCCTGAATATACAGCAGATTTACCAGGATTAAAAGGAGAAAAAGTTGACTATGCTATTTGTTTAAACGATAAACCCATCATCTTAATTGAGTGTAAATGGTGTGGGGATAATCTTGAGAATCCTAAACATAATTCCCAACTTCATCGATATTTTCATTCAACAGAAGCGAAGTTTGGTGTCTTAACTAATGGTATTATCTATCGGTTTTATACTGATACAGATAAAGACAATATAATGGATGATAAACCGTTCTTTGAATTTAATGTTTTAAATTTTGATGAATCTTCACTCAATGAACTCAAGCGGTTTTCTAAGTCTAACTTTAATCTTGATGATCTTGAAAATGTTGCTAGAAACCTTTTATATACCAAAGAAATTAAACGGGTAATTTCTGAGCAATTATCTAATCCTTGCACTGATTTTGTTAAATTTTTTGTTACTCATGTTTACTCTGGAAGAATGACATCTGGCGTGATCGAGAAGTTCACAGAAATTACTCAGCGTTCTCTTAAAGAATATATTAATGAACGGATTAAAGAACGTTTGGAATCTGCCATTAACAATGATAGTTCTTCTAGCTTTATACAAGACTTATCCCCCATTGATAATTTAGAAGAAATAATAACCGATCAATCTGATTCTGAAGATAACGGAATTGTGACAACAGCAGAAGAATTAGAAGGATTTTATATGATTAAGTCAATACTGAGAGAAGTCGTTGACACCTCTCGAATTCAGTATAAAGACACGAAAGCTTATTTTGGGATTAACTTGGATGGAAAAGTAAGACAAACAGTTTGTCGTCTGCGGTTTAATGAAAGAACTGGCCATAAAACTATTTCTATTCTTGATAATACTGATTTCAAGAAAGAAGCAACAACAACTATCGAAAATTTAGATCAGATTTATGGTGTTGCTGAATTTATCAAAGCAAGAGTTAAGTATCTCACAAAAGATAGCTATGCAAATCAACCAGAAAAAGTATAA
- a CDS encoding BCD family MFS transporter — translation MTTPDFSKTSFSSSQKPLPKLNLLTMFRLGLFQMGLGIMSLLTLGVINRIMIDELTILPGIAAAAIAMYQFVSPLRIWFGQMSDSKTIGKYHRTGYVWIGAMLFTVLAFVALQVVWQLGTSVQTNGWTGITYGWAGILGLVFALYGLGLSASSTPFAALLVDVSDEDNRSQLVGIVWSMLMVGIVVGAIISSKLLNTPEICGTAILSYDPTQTSKIVDIAKLQAIVNPVFIIMPGVVLSLCFLATWGVESRYSRFRFRSTLVEREDQITLGKALGVLTANRQTGRFFSFLLILTLSLFMQDAVMEPYGGEVFGMCISETTQLNAFYGSGTLFGIASTGFLVLPRLGKQKTTRIGCILASACFSVIILAGVMNSPSLLKSGLLLFGLASGMITAGATSLMLDLTAAETAGTFIGAWGLAQSMARGISTVLGGVFLNFGKMLFSSPMLAYGLVFALQAMGMLGAIWLLGRVDVREFKDNARAAISAVMEGELD, via the coding sequence ATGACAACCCCTGATTTTTCTAAGACTTCCTTCTCAAGTTCCCAAAAACCACTGCCAAAACTTAACTTATTGACCATGTTCCGTTTAGGACTATTCCAAATGGGGTTAGGAATTATGTCCTTGTTAACACTGGGAGTCATCAACCGCATTATGATTGATGAATTGACCATTCTCCCTGGGATAGCTGCGGCTGCGATCGCCATGTATCAATTCGTCAGCCCCCTACGGATTTGGTTTGGGCAAATGTCCGATAGTAAAACTATTGGCAAATATCATCGTACTGGTTATGTCTGGATAGGTGCAATGCTGTTTACTGTTTTGGCATTTGTGGCCCTGCAAGTAGTGTGGCAGTTAGGGACAAGTGTGCAAACAAACGGTTGGACTGGCATTACCTATGGTTGGGCGGGTATATTAGGGTTAGTGTTTGCTCTCTATGGATTAGGCCTCAGCGCGAGTTCTACGCCCTTTGCCGCCTTGCTGGTGGATGTTTCCGATGAGGATAACCGCTCGCAACTGGTGGGTATTGTCTGGTCAATGTTGATGGTGGGTATTGTGGTTGGGGCCATTATTAGCTCAAAATTGCTCAATACTCCTGAAATTTGCGGGACTGCCATTTTATCTTATGACCCCACCCAAACCAGCAAAATTGTTGATATTGCCAAACTGCAAGCGATCGTTAATCCTGTATTTATTATCATGCCTGGGGTGGTCTTAAGTTTATGTTTCTTGGCCACTTGGGGTGTAGAGTCTCGTTATTCTCGTTTTCGTTTTCGTTCTACCTTAGTTGAAAGAGAAGATCAAATTACCTTGGGAAAAGCATTAGGAGTATTAACCGCGAATCGTCAAACTGGGCGATTTTTCAGCTTTTTGTTAATACTTACCCTCAGTTTATTTATGCAAGATGCGGTGATGGAACCTTATGGAGGTGAAGTGTTTGGGATGTGTATTTCTGAAACTACCCAGTTAAACGCCTTTTATGGTTCAGGAACCCTTTTTGGTATCGCTTCCACAGGATTTTTAGTATTACCCCGTTTAGGCAAGCAAAAAACCACGAGAATTGGCTGTATTTTAGCGTCGGCCTGTTTTAGTGTCATTATTTTGGCCGGGGTAATGAATAGTCCGAGTTTGCTCAAGTCAGGGTTATTGTTATTTGGGTTAGCATCAGGAATGATTACAGCAGGGGCCACCAGTTTAATGTTAGATTTAACTGCAGCAGAAACGGCTGGAACCTTTATTGGAGCTTGGGGGTTAGCCCAATCCATGGCCAGAGGAATTTCGACAGTTTTAGGGGGTGTTTTCTTAAATTTTGGCAAAATGCTCTTTTCTAGTCCCATGTTAGCTTATGGGTTAGTTTTTGCTCTGCAAGCGATGGGAATGTTAGGGGCAATTTGGTTATTAGGAAGGGTAGATGTGAGAGAATTTAAAGATAATGCTAGGGCTGCTATTTCCGCAGTGATGGAAGGAGAGTTAGACTAG
- a CDS encoding Uma2 family endonuclease: protein MVASPVTFSISTLNLSPGSHVLIEQVSWDDYEALLEELGGDRRIPRVNYCHETLELMSPLPAHERPHRIISDIVKAFLDAQNRNWEDFGSTTFKKPKKAGLEPDTCFYIDNAPQVRSLFRMDMAIDPPPDLAIESDVTSKTTMEAYQVIGVPEVWIYDNNCLKIHLLQEEGYVETANSLIFPDINIVQIIPKLVQQAFEKGTSQMLRELHLSLTQNS from the coding sequence ATGGTTGCTTCCCCTGTAACATTCTCCATCAGCACCCTAAATTTATCCCCTGGCAGTCATGTCCTCATTGAACAGGTTAGTTGGGACGACTATGAAGCATTATTAGAGGAATTGGGGGGCGATCGCCGTATTCCTCGTGTTAATTACTGTCATGAAACCCTAGAACTCATGTCCCCGTTACCCGCCCATGAACGTCCGCATCGTATCATTTCAGATATAGTAAAAGCCTTTTTAGATGCCCAAAATAGAAATTGGGAGGATTTTGGTTCAACCACCTTTAAAAAACCTAAAAAAGCAGGTCTAGAACCCGATACCTGCTTTTATATTGATAATGCGCCACAAGTTCGTAGCCTTTTTCGGATGGATATGGCGATCGATCCACCGCCCGATTTAGCCATTGAATCTGATGTTACCTCAAAGACGACCATGGAAGCCTATCAAGTGATTGGAGTACCAGAGGTTTGGATTTATGACAATAATTGCCTGAAAATTCATCTTTTGCAGGAAGAAGGCTATGTGGAAACAGCAAACAGCCTAATTTTTCCTGATATCAATATCGTGCAAATTATCCCTAAACTTGTACAACAAGCTTTTGAAAAAGGAACTAGTCAAATGCTACGTGAACTTCATCTTTCACTAACTCAAAATAGTTAA
- a CDS encoding shikimate dehydrogenase yields MSQTPITVTYPLEEVLKELKQDIKDINTKLDKLNTIEVEIAKLSEKVIGMDKRLEKVEGEQATMVKAISDLQGFRSLIVPIVVAVSTALLTLVFRLVPNLP; encoded by the coding sequence ATGAGCCAAACACCCATAACTGTCACTTACCCGTTAGAAGAAGTGCTAAAAGAGCTTAAGCAAGACATTAAAGACATAAACACCAAACTAGACAAGCTCAACACCATTGAGGTAGAGATAGCAAAATTAAGTGAGAAAGTAATCGGTATGGACAAGCGACTCGAAAAGGTGGAAGGTGAGCAAGCCACTATGGTTAAGGCTATTTCCGACTTGCAAGGTTTCCGTTCCCTGATTGTTCCTATTGTCGTAGCTGTATCAACCGCTTTATTAACTTTGGTTTTCCGTCTTGTTCCCAACCTCCCATAA
- a CDS encoding WecB/TagA/CpsF family glycosyltransferase, whose amino-acid sequence MSINLPLLYQQKIIGTRIDGTSYQDACDRIEKWVLTQTACYIVAANVHVVMMGYWQKNYQQIINNATLVTPDGMPLVWGLRLLGFKRQSRVYGPDLMLAWCERAEQVGIPIFLYGGTSTMLNKLQINLSQQFPNLIIAGVYSPPFRPLTTEEEESDRQMIINSGAKVVFVGLGCPKQEEWMSNQVEKLPLVMIGVGAAFSFHSGEVSQSPRWMMNLGLEWLYRLSAEPKRLWQRYLINNPCFVLLFAYQLGKHWLNWQKTRV is encoded by the coding sequence ATGTCAATCAATTTACCCCTACTTTATCAGCAAAAAATTATAGGAACTCGTATTGATGGAACTAGTTATCAAGATGCTTGCGATCGCATTGAAAAATGGGTATTAACTCAAACAGCTTGTTATATTGTTGCTGCTAATGTTCATGTCGTTATGATGGGATATTGGCAGAAAAATTATCAACAAATCATTAATAATGCAACATTAGTTACCCCTGATGGAATGCCTTTAGTTTGGGGTTTACGATTGTTAGGTTTTAAGAGACAATCAAGAGTATATGGCCCAGATTTAATGTTAGCTTGGTGTGAGCGAGCAGAGCAAGTAGGTATTCCTATTTTTCTGTATGGAGGTACTTCTACCATGCTTAATAAACTACAAATAAATCTTAGCCAACAGTTTCCTAATTTAATAATTGCGGGTGTTTATTCTCCTCCTTTTCGTCCCCTAACAACAGAAGAAGAAGAAAGCGATCGCCAAATGATTATTAATTCTGGGGCCAAAGTTGTCTTTGTTGGGTTAGGATGTCCCAAACAGGAAGAATGGATGTCGAACCAGGTAGAAAAATTACCCCTAGTGATGATAGGAGTGGGGGCCGCATTTAGCTTTCATAGTGGAGAAGTTTCTCAGTCTCCCCGATGGATGATGAATTTAGGATTAGAATGGTTATATCGCTTGTCTGCGGAACCTAAACGGTTATGGCAACGATATTTAATTAATAATCCCTGTTTTGTGCTGCTTTTTGCCTATCAGTTAGGGAAACACTGGTTAAATTGGCAGAAAACACGGGTTTGA
- a CDS encoding ATP-dependent zinc protease family protein → MKNPKLLIIGWREWLDLPDLGIQEIKAKIDTGARSSALHAFHIEPFKQEGKDMVHFSVHPCQRDSHYTVATKAELIEWRQVRSSGGHAQVRPVIVTMVELGGQSWPIELTLTNRDVMGFRMLLGREAVRKRFLVNPDQSFLLSPLKIARLKEK, encoded by the coding sequence ATGAAAAATCCGAAATTATTGATTATTGGTTGGCGTGAATGGCTGGATTTGCCGGACTTGGGGATTCAAGAAATTAAGGCTAAAATTGATACAGGGGCCCGTTCTTCAGCTTTACACGCTTTTCATATTGAACCCTTTAAACAAGAGGGAAAGGATATGGTACATTTTTCCGTACATCCTTGCCAGCGAGATAGTCATTATACGGTGGCCACGAAAGCGGAATTAATAGAATGGCGACAGGTGAGAAGTTCGGGGGGACACGCTCAGGTTAGGCCAGTGATTGTTACTATGGTGGAATTAGGGGGTCAGAGTTGGCCGATAGAATTAACTCTAACCAATCGGGATGTGATGGGCTTTAGGATGTTATTAGGACGCGAAGCGGTGCGTAAACGATTTTTGGTGAATCCTGATCAGTCTTTTTTGCTGTCTCCCCTAAAGATTGCAAGATTAAAAGAAAAGTAA
- a CDS encoding ribonuclease J, which produces MTQTTTKPTLKIIPLGGLHEIGKNTCIFEYEEEIILVDAGLAFPTSEMHGINIVLPDMTYLRENRHKIKGMIATHGHEDHIGGIPYHLKQFDIPIIYGPRLAIALLRDKLEEAGLSDRTTLKTVGPRDIVKMSESFSVEFIRNTHSMADSFTIAIHTPLGVVIHTGDFKIDHTPIDGEYFDLQKLAEHGEKGVLCLLSDSTNSEVPGMTPSERSVYPNLDRIIAQAEGRLMITTFASSVHRVNIILQLAQKHNRKVAVVGRSMLNVIAHARELGYIKCPDDVFIPFKATRNLPDEKLLILTTGSQGETLAALTRISNGEHSHIKVRPGDTIVFSANPIPGNTIAVVNTIDRLMIQGAKVIYGRNQGIHVSGHGAQEEQKLMLALTRPKFFIPVHGEHRMLVKHAQTAQSVGVPAENMVIIRNGDIVELSADSIGIGGQVSSGIELVDQAGIVHEHVMLERQQLAEEGVVTVATAINWEGKLLTPPEIHLRGVVTKVERSLLRQLIIRAIERLLEERWCDFARANNSQGLTVDWGFLQEEIESTLQRLIRRELRTNPLVVLLLQIPEQPIGQDAAPIKTYRRRRSTASVTS; this is translated from the coding sequence ATGACTCAAACTACAACTAAACCTACTCTCAAAATTATTCCCTTGGGAGGATTACATGAAATCGGAAAAAATACCTGTATTTTTGAATATGAAGAGGAAATTATCCTCGTAGATGCGGGTTTAGCCTTTCCTACCAGTGAAATGCACGGTATTAATATTGTTTTACCCGATATGACCTATTTACGGGAAAATCGGCATAAAATTAAAGGGATGATTGCCACCCATGGTCATGAAGATCATATTGGGGGTATTCCTTATCATCTCAAACAGTTTGATATTCCTATTATTTACGGTCCCAGATTAGCGATCGCTCTGTTACGAGATAAATTAGAGGAAGCGGGACTTTCAGACCGTACGACTTTGAAAACGGTTGGCCCCAGAGACATAGTAAAAATGAGTGAGTCTTTCTCAGTGGAGTTTATCAGAAATACCCACTCAATGGCTGATAGTTTCACCATAGCCATTCATACACCTTTAGGGGTGGTGATTCACACTGGCGACTTTAAGATTGATCATACGCCTATTGACGGGGAATATTTCGATCTGCAAAAATTAGCCGAACATGGAGAAAAAGGGGTTCTGTGTTTACTCAGTGACTCCACTAATTCGGAAGTTCCGGGGATGACTCCTTCGGAACGTTCGGTTTATCCTAATTTAGATCGCATTATCGCCCAAGCAGAAGGTCGGTTAATGATTACCACCTTTGCATCTTCGGTGCATCGGGTAAATATTATTTTACAATTAGCCCAAAAACATAACCGCAAAGTTGCTGTGGTAGGGCGTTCCATGTTGAACGTTATCGCTCATGCACGGGAGTTAGGCTATATTAAATGTCCCGATGATGTTTTTATTCCCTTCAAAGCAACTCGAAATTTACCCGATGAGAAACTTTTAATTCTGACAACGGGTTCTCAAGGGGAAACCTTAGCGGCCTTAACTCGTATTTCTAATGGAGAACATTCCCATATTAAAGTACGTCCAGGAGATACGATTGTTTTCTCTGCTAATCCTATCCCTGGTAATACTATTGCGGTGGTCAATACCATTGATCGATTGATGATACAAGGGGCCAAGGTGATTTATGGTCGAAATCAAGGTATTCACGTTTCTGGTCATGGGGCCCAAGAAGAACAGAAATTGATGTTAGCGTTGACCCGTCCTAAATTCTTCATTCCCGTTCATGGAGAACACCGGATGTTGGTAAAACACGCTCAAACGGCTCAAAGTGTGGGGGTTCCTGCGGAAAATATGGTCATTATCAGAAATGGGGATATTGTTGAGTTATCGGCTGATAGTATTGGAATAGGCGGTCAAGTTTCTTCTGGTATTGAATTAGTTGATCAGGCTGGAATTGTTCATGAACACGTGATGCTCGAACGTCAACAGTTAGCAGAAGAAGGTGTGGTCACAGTTGCGACTGCCATTAACTGGGAGGGTAAATTGTTAACTCCACCAGAAATTCATCTGCGAGGAGTAGTAACCAAAGTTGAGCGTTCTCTGTTACGACAATTGATTATCCGAGCGATTGAACGGTTGTTAGAGGAACGATGGTGTGATTTTGCCCGCGCTAATAATAGCCAGGGATTAACGGTTGATTGGGGGTTCTTACAAGAGGAAATTGAGAGTACCTTACAACGACTAATTCGCCGTGAATTACGGACTAATCCCTTAGTGGTATTGTTATTACAAATTCCTGAACAACCGATTGGACAGGATGCTGCACCGATTAAAACCTATCGTCGTCGTCGTTCAACGGCATCGGTCACTTCTTAA
- the dapA gene encoding 4-hydroxy-tetrahydrodipicolinate synthase, producing the protein MSDHGFGRVITAMVTPFDEQGNINYAVAEELANHLVEQGSDGLVICGTTGESPTLSWEEEYQLFQVVKKAVGNKAKIIGGTGSNSTKTAIEATKKLADLGLDGSLQVVPYYNKPPQEGLYKHFQEIAQSVPDLPIMLYNIPGRTGQNLLPETVAKLAEISNIIGIKEASGSLEQACKIRCLTDTSFVIYAGDDFLTLALLTVGGVGVVSVASHLVGQQIQTMIKAFETNQTKQAIEINLKLFPLFKVLFCTTNPIPIKAALRLQGWKVGSVRPPLVELSTELEKELKLVLQDLSLI; encoded by the coding sequence ATGAGTGATCACGGTTTTGGACGGGTAATTACAGCAATGGTAACTCCCTTCGATGAACAAGGAAATATTAATTACGCTGTCGCTGAAGAATTAGCTAACCATCTGGTTGAACAAGGCAGCGATGGGTTGGTCATTTGTGGTACAACGGGAGAATCACCCACATTAAGTTGGGAAGAAGAATATCAGTTATTCCAAGTAGTTAAAAAAGCCGTTGGTAATAAAGCTAAAATTATTGGGGGAACGGGATCAAATTCCACAAAAACAGCCATAGAGGCGACAAAAAAACTTGCTGACTTAGGGTTAGATGGTTCCCTACAAGTGGTTCCTTACTATAATAAACCACCCCAAGAAGGACTTTATAAACATTTTCAAGAAATTGCCCAAAGTGTACCCGATTTGCCCATAATGTTGTATAATATACCTGGGCGGACTGGCCAAAATCTTCTTCCTGAAACCGTGGCTAAATTAGCAGAAATTAGCAATATTATTGGGATTAAAGAAGCAAGTGGCAGTTTAGAACAAGCCTGTAAAATTCGCTGTCTGACCGATACTTCTTTTGTGATTTATGCAGGTGATGATTTTTTAACCTTAGCTTTATTAACAGTAGGCGGGGTAGGGGTTGTGAGTGTTGCCAGCCATTTAGTGGGTCAGCAAATACAAACGATGATAAAAGCCTTTGAAACTAATCAAACAAAGCAGGCCATAGAGATTAATTTGAAACTTTTTCCTTTATTCAAAGTCTTATTTTGTACAACAAATCCCATTCCTATTAAAGCTGCTCTCAGGTTACAAGGATGGAAAGTGGGAAGTGTAAGACCGCCTTTAGTCGAGCTTTCAACTGAATTAGAGAAAGAATTAAAATTAGTTTTACAGGATTTATCTCTGATATAA
- a CDS encoding aspartate-semialdehyde dehydrogenase, whose amino-acid sequence MSQPINVAILGATGAVGTELLELLDSRNFPLAGLKLLASPRSAGSILTFKGEKLKVETVEASSFKGVDLVLASAGGSTSKAWANTITQAGAVMIDNSSAFRMNPDVPLVVPEINPEATAHHRGIIANPNCTTILMGLAIYPLHQVQSIKRVVVATYQSASGAGARAMEEVKIQSQAILKGENPQAEVLPYPLAFNLFPHNSPLTDRGYCEEEMKMVNETRKIFNAPTLGITATCVRVPVLRAHSEAVNLEFDAPFPVEKARAILAQAPGIKLVEDWQKNYFPMPIDASGKDEVLVGRIRQDISHHCGLELWLCGDQIRKGAALNAIQIAELLMEKNWLKLTGSPLTV is encoded by the coding sequence TTGTCTCAGCCCATTAATGTCGCTATACTAGGGGCAACAGGAGCCGTTGGCACTGAGTTACTCGAACTCTTAGACAGCCGCAATTTTCCCCTTGCTGGTCTCAAACTCCTGGCCTCTCCTCGCTCAGCAGGTAGTATCCTCACATTTAAGGGGGAAAAGCTTAAGGTTGAAACAGTAGAAGCTAGTTCGTTTAAAGGAGTTGACTTAGTATTAGCGTCTGCAGGTGGCTCTACCTCTAAAGCTTGGGCTAACACCATCACTCAAGCAGGGGCCGTGATGATAGATAATTCTAGTGCCTTCCGTATGAACCCAGATGTGCCGTTAGTGGTTCCCGAAATTAACCCAGAAGCTACCGCTCATCATCGGGGTATCATTGCTAACCCCAACTGCACAACGATTTTAATGGGACTGGCAATTTATCCCTTACATCAGGTACAATCCATTAAAAGGGTTGTCGTGGCAACTTATCAGTCTGCTAGTGGTGCAGGTGCTAGAGCGATGGAAGAGGTAAAAATTCAATCTCAAGCCATTTTAAAGGGAGAAAACCCTCAAGCCGAAGTTTTACCCTATCCCTTGGCCTTTAATCTGTTTCCTCATAATTCTCCCTTAACTGATAGGGGATATTGTGAAGAAGAGATGAAAATGGTCAACGAAACCCGTAAAATATTTAATGCACCCACTCTGGGCATTACCGCTACTTGTGTACGGGTTCCCGTATTGCGGGCCCACTCAGAAGCGGTTAATCTAGAGTTTGATGCTCCTTTTCCCGTAGAGAAGGCCAGAGCAATTTTAGCGCAAGCTCCAGGGATAAAATTAGTTGAAGATTGGCAGAAAAATTATTTTCCCATGCCAATTGATGCCTCTGGAAAAGATGAAGTTTTGGTCGGACGAATTCGTCAAGATATCTCTCATCATTGTGGTTTAGAATTATGGCTTTGTGGGGATCAAATTCGCAAGGGAGCCGCACTTAATGCGATACAAATTGCTGAATTGTTAATGGAAAAAAATTGGCTTAAATTAACTGGTTCTCCCCTCACTGTTTAA